The following proteins come from a genomic window of Trifolium pratense cultivar HEN17-A07 linkage group LG4, ARS_RC_1.1, whole genome shotgun sequence:
- the LOC123921441 gene encoding 40S ribosomal protein S11-like produces MAEQTEKAYLKQRNVFLSSKKSGKGKRPGKGGNRFWKAIGLGFKTPRDAIEGTYIDKKCPFTGNVSIRGRILSGTCHSAKMNRTIVVRRNYLHFIKKYQRYEKRHSNIPAHVSPCFRVKEGDHVIIGQCRPLSKTVRFNVLKVIPAGSSSGAGKKAFTGI; encoded by the exons ATGGCTGAACAA acTGAGAAAGCTTATCTCAAGCAACGTAATGTGTTTTTAAG TTCGAAGAAATCTGGTAAGGGTAAGAGGCCTGGAAAAGGTGGAAATCGCTTTTGGAAAGCTATTGGTCTTGGATTCAAGACTCCCAGAGATGCAATTGAAG GAACCTATATTGACAAGAAGTGCCCATTCACTGGCAATGTTTCCATCAGGGGTCGTATCTTATCTGGAACTTGTCACAGTGCTAAAATGAATAGGACTATTGTTGTTAGGAGGAATTACCTTCACTTTATTAAGAAGTACCAGAG GTATGAGAAGAGACATTCAAACATTCCTGCTCATGTATCACCTTGCTTCCGTGTTAAGGAAGGAGACCATGTTATTATCGGCCAATGCAG GCCACTCTCCAAGACGGTGAGGTTCAACGTGTTGAAAGTGATCCCAGCTGGATCATCTAGTGGTGCAGGAAAGAAGGCTTTTACTGGAATATGA
- the LOC123921757 gene encoding peroxidase 72-like has translation MANSMSFLMILSLLAFAPSCFCHKKLGSYLYPQFYDYSCPQAHEIVKSILANAVAKEPRIAASLLRLHFHDCFVKGCDASILLDGSGGIISEKVSNPNRNSARGFEVIDEIKSALEKQCPHTVSCADILAIAARDSTVLAGGPNWEVPLGRRDSLGASLSGSNNNIPAPNNTFQTILTKFKLQGLDIVDLVALSGSHTIGNSRCTSFRQRLYNQTGNGKQDFTLDPYYAAELRANCPRSGGDQNLFFLDYVTPTKFDNNYFKNLLAYKGLLSSDEVLLTKNQESAELVKLYAERNDLFFEQFAKSMIKMGNISPLTGSRGHIRTNCRVVN, from the exons atggcCAATTCTATGAGCTTCCTCATGATTCTTTCTTTACTAGCCTTTGCTCCTTCTTGCTTCTGTCACAAGAAATTGGGGTCTTACCTTTATCCACAATTTTATGACTATTCATGTCCACAAGCTCATGAGATTGTTAAGTCCATCCTTGCCAATGCTGTCGCAAAGGAACCTCGAATAGCTGCTTCACTTTTGAGACTTCATTTTCATGACTGTTTTGTCAAG GGTTGTGATGCTTCAATTTTATTAGATGGCAGTGGAGGTATTATTAGTGAGAAGGTGTCAAATCCTAACCGTAATTCAGCAAGAGGATTTGAAGTCATTGATGAAATTAAATCTGCACTAGAGAAACAATGTCCTCATACAGTATCTTGTGCTGATATTTTGGCTATAGCTGCCAGAGATTCAACTGTTCTT GCTGGTGGACCAAACTGGGAAGTGCCTTTAGGCAGAAGGGACTCACTAGGTGCAAGCTTAAGTGGTTCCAACAATAACATTCCAGCTCCAAATAACACATTCCAAACCATCCTAACTAAATTCAAACTTCAAGGACTTGACATTGTTGATCTTGTTGCTCTTTCTG GGAGTCATACTATAGGAAACTCAAGGTGCACAAGCTTTAGGCAAAGACTCTACAACCAAACTGGAAATGGCAAGCAAGATTTCACTCTTGATCCATACTATGCTGCTGAATTGCGCGCTAATTGTCCAAGATCAGGCGGTGACCAAAATCTGTTCTTCCTAGACTATGTCACACCAACAAAATTTGATAACAATTACTTCAAGAATCTATTGGCTTACAAGGGATTATTGAGTTCTGATGAAGTTTTGTTGACAAAGAATCAAGAATCAGCTGAGTTGGTGAAGCTGTATGCTGAGAGAAATGATCTTTTCTTTGAGCAATTTGCTAAGTCTATGATCAAGATGGGAAATATATCTCCTTTGACAGGTTCAAGGGGACATATTAGAACAAATTGCAGGGTGGTTAATTAA
- the LOC123881576 gene encoding 50S ribosomal protein L7/L12, producing MKYSRFLQFSRLRKTLIQNPNFPSPQISKPYITTPNQHQCKFTSIRNFNTASQDSEKVSAIVDELTGLTLLEVMDLVDLMREKKGINELPIMMLMVPGMGIRGIPRGVGGAKGGGGEKGAEEKKVEKTAFDVKLDGFDAAAKIKIIKEVRTFTSLGLKEAKDLVEKAPTLLKKGVTKEEAESIIAKLKEVGAKASME from the coding sequence ATGAAATATTCACGCTTTCTACAATTTTCACGTCTCCGAAAAACCCTaattcaaaaccctaatttccCTTCTCCTCAAATTTCAAAACCCTACATCACCACACCAAATCAACACCAATGCAAATTCACCTCAATACGCAATTTCAACACCGCATCGCAAGATTCCGAAAAGGTATCCGCGATCGTGGATGAACTTACCGGATTAACGCTTTTGGAAGTAATGGACCTTGTTGATTTGATGCGAGAGAAAAAAGGAATCAATGAGCTTCCGATTATGATGTTGATGGTTCCTGGAATGGGAATCAGAGGAATACCGAGGGGTGTGGGTGGAGCGAAAGGGGGTGGTGGTGAAAAAGGAGCGGAAGAGAAGAAGGTTGAGAAAACGGCGTTTGATGTTAAGCTTGATGGTTTTGATGCGGCGGCGAAGATTAAGATTATTAAGGAAGTTAGGACTTTTACTAGTTTGGGTTTGAAGGAAGCTAAGGATTTGGTGGAGAAAGCTCCTACTCTTTTGAAGAAAGGTGTGACGAAGGAAGAGGCGGAGAGTATTATTGCTAAATTGAAGGAGGTTGGAGCAAAAGCTTCTATGGAATAA
- the LOC123921255 gene encoding protein transport protein Sec61 subunit alpha-like, with protein MGGGFRVLHLVRPFLSFLPEVQTADRKVPFREKVIYTVISLFIFLVCSQLPLYGIHSTTGADPFYWMRVILASNRGTVMELGITPIVTSGLVMQLLAGSKIIEVDNNVREDRALLNGAQKLLGILIAVGEAVAYVLSGMYGSVGQLGVGNAILIIVQLFFAGIIVICLDELLQKGYGLGSGISLFIATNICENIIWKAFSPTTINSGRGAEFEGAVIALFHLLITRTDKVRALREAFYRQNLPNVTNLLATVLIFLIVIYFQGFRVVLPVRSKNARGQQGSYPIKLFYTSNMPIILQSALVSNLYFISQLLHRKYSGNFIVNLLGKWKESEYGGGHSIPVGGIAYYITAPSSLADMAANPFHALFYLVFMLSACALFSKTWIEVSGSSARDVAKQLKEQQMVMPGHRESNLQKELNRYIPTAAAFGGMCIGALTVLADFMGAIGSGTGILLAVTIIYQYFETFEKERASELGFFGF; from the exons ATGGGAGGTGGATTTAGAGTGCTGCACTTAGTAAGACCGTTTCTCTCATTCCTTCCTGAAGTTCAGACCGCTGACAGGAAAGTTCCGTTTAGAGAGAAGGTCATATATACGGTGATCTCGCTTTTCATTTTCTTGGTCTGTAGTCAACTTCCTCTATATGGGATCCACTCGACAACAGGTGCAGATCCGTTCTATTGGATGCGTGTTATCCTTGCTTCAAACCGTGGAACTGTCATGGAGCTTGGAATCACTCCTATTGTGACTTCTGGGCTGGTCATGCAGCTTCTGGCTGGATCAAAGATCATTGAAGTGGACAACAATGTACGAGAGGACCGGGCCCTTTT GAACGGAGCACAGAAGCTACTTGGTATTTTGATAGCTGTCGGAGAGGCAGTTGCCTACGTTCTTTCAGGGATGTATGGCAGTGTAGGCCAACTTGGAGTGGGAAATGCCATCCTCATCATCGTTCAGCTCTTTTTTGCGGGTATTATTGTGATATGTTTGGATGAGCTTCTTCAAAAAGGATATGGTCTAGGTTCTGGAATTTCCCTATTCATAGCTACTAATATCTG TGAAAACATTATATGGAAGGCATTTAGTCCCACCACCATTAATAGTGGACGTGGAGCTGAATTTGAGGGTGCCGTTATTGCTCTGTTCCATTTGTTGATAACTAGAACAGACAAGGTCCGTGCTCTTCGTGAAGCATTTTACCGGCAGAATCTTCCCAATGTGACAAATCTTCTTGCTACAGTTTTGATCTTCTTAATTGTGATATACTTCCAAGGTTTCCGTGTGGTCTTGCCTGTAAGGTCAAAGAATGCTCGTGGACAGCAGGGTTCATATCCAATCAAACTGTTCTATACCTCCAACATGCCCATCATTCTTCAGTCTGCCCTTGTTTCCAATCTCTACTTCATCTCTCAg CTTCTCCACCGCAAGTACAGTGGAAACTTCATTGTAAATCTGTTGGGGAAATGGAAGGAATCTGAATATGGAGGTGGTCATTCCATTCCTGTTGGTGGTATTGCATACTATATCACTGCACCATCCAG TTTAGCTGATATGGCAGCCAATCCTTTCCACGCTTTGTTCTATCTCGTGTTTATGCTGTCAGCCTGTGCCTTGTTCTCTAAAACTTGGATTGAGGTCTCTGGCTCATCTGCTAGGGATGTTGCCAAACAGTTGAAG GAACAACAAATGGTTATGCCTGGACACCGTGAGTCAAACTTGCAGAAAGAGCTAAACCGATACATCCCCACCGCTGCAGCATTTGGAGGCATGTGTATTGGTGCCCTGACAGTGTTAGCAGATTTTATGGGAGCAATAGGTTCAGGGACAGGGATTTTGCTTGCCGTAACAATCATCTATCAGTACTTTGAAACATTTGAGAAGGAAAGAGCCAGTGAGCTTGGCTTCTTTGGTTTCTAA
- the LOC123921090 gene encoding folate transporter 1, chloroplastic-like isoform X2 produces MSTGSPKRQQWQWENATAGAAAGFATVAVMHPLDVVRTRFQVNDGRVSHLPSYKNTAHAIFTITRTEGLRGLYAGFLPGVLGSTISWGLYFFFYDKAKQRYARSREEKLSPGLHLASAAEAGALVCLCTNPVWVVKTRLQLQTPLHQTRPYSGLYDAFRTIMREEGFSALYRGIVPGLFLVSHGAIQFTAYEELRKTIIDLKSKRSETQHQNPDQLLNSVDYAVLGATSKVAAILLTYPFQVIRSRLQQRPGGDGIPRYMDSWHVVKQTARFESVRGFYKGITPNLLKNVPASSITFIVYENVLKLLKLARRND; encoded by the exons ATGTCAACGGGATCGCCCAAGCGCCAACAATGGCAATGGGAAAACGCCACCGCCGGAGCCGCCGCAGGATTCGCCACAGTCGCTGTTATGCATCCCCTCGACGTTGTCCGAACTAGGTTTCAAG TTAACGATGGTCGAGTCTCTCATCTTCCCAGTTACAAGAACACCGCTCATGCCATTTTCACCATTACTCGCACCGAG GGATTAAGAGGGCTATATGCTGGCTTTCTTCCTGGGGTTCTTGGGTCAACTATATCATGGggtttatatttcttttt CTATGACAAAGCTAAACAAAGATATGCTAGGAGCAGAGAGGAGAAGTTGAGCCCAGGTCTTCATCTTGCCTCAGCTGCGGAAGCAGGAGCTTTG GTTTGCTTGTGCACAAATCCTGTTTGGGTAGTGAAGACAAGATTGCAGCTTCAGACTCCTCTTCACCAGACACGGCCATACTCTGGGCTATATG ATGCATTTAGGACCATAATGAGGGAAGAAGGATTTAGTGCCCTTTACAGGGGGATTGTTCCAGGTTTATTTCTG GTCTCTCATGGTGCTATTCAGTTCACAGCTTACGAAGAGCTTCGTAAAACTATTATTGATTTGAAGAGCAAGAGAAGTGAAACACAACATCAAAACCCTGATCAACTGTTG AATTCTGTTGATTATGCGGTTCTTGGAGCAACATCAAAAGTTGCCGCAATACTTCTAACATATCCATTTCAG GTTATACGGTCTCGTTTGCAG CAACGGCCTGGTGGTGATGGGATACCAAGATATATGGACAGTTGGCATGTTGTGAAACAAACGGCACG ATTTGAAAGTGTCCGAGGTTTTTACAAGGGAATCACGCCAAACCTCTTGAAAAATGTTCCTGCTTCTTCAATAACATTTattgtttatgaaaatgttcTAAAACTACTTAAACTGGCTAGAAGGAATGACtga
- the LOC123921090 gene encoding folate transporter 1, chloroplastic-like isoform X1: MSTGSPKRQQWQWENATAGAAAGFATVAVMHPLDVVRTRFQVNDGRVSHLPSYKNTAHAIFTITRTEGLRGLYAGFLPGVLGSTISWGLYFFFYDKAKQRYARSREEKLSPGLHLASAAEAGALVCLCTNPVWVVKTRLQLQTPLHQTRPYSGLYDAFRTIMREEGFSALYRGIVPGLFLQVSHGAIQFTAYEELRKTIIDLKSKRSETQHQNPDQLLNSVDYAVLGATSKVAAILLTYPFQVIRSRLQQRPGGDGIPRYMDSWHVVKQTARFESVRGFYKGITPNLLKNVPASSITFIVYENVLKLLKLARRND, from the exons ATGTCAACGGGATCGCCCAAGCGCCAACAATGGCAATGGGAAAACGCCACCGCCGGAGCCGCCGCAGGATTCGCCACAGTCGCTGTTATGCATCCCCTCGACGTTGTCCGAACTAGGTTTCAAG TTAACGATGGTCGAGTCTCTCATCTTCCCAGTTACAAGAACACCGCTCATGCCATTTTCACCATTACTCGCACCGAG GGATTAAGAGGGCTATATGCTGGCTTTCTTCCTGGGGTTCTTGGGTCAACTATATCATGGggtttatatttcttttt CTATGACAAAGCTAAACAAAGATATGCTAGGAGCAGAGAGGAGAAGTTGAGCCCAGGTCTTCATCTTGCCTCAGCTGCGGAAGCAGGAGCTTTG GTTTGCTTGTGCACAAATCCTGTTTGGGTAGTGAAGACAAGATTGCAGCTTCAGACTCCTCTTCACCAGACACGGCCATACTCTGGGCTATATG ATGCATTTAGGACCATAATGAGGGAAGAAGGATTTAGTGCCCTTTACAGGGGGATTGTTCCAGGTTTATTTCTG CAGGTCTCTCATGGTGCTATTCAGTTCACAGCTTACGAAGAGCTTCGTAAAACTATTATTGATTTGAAGAGCAAGAGAAGTGAAACACAACATCAAAACCCTGATCAACTGTTG AATTCTGTTGATTATGCGGTTCTTGGAGCAACATCAAAAGTTGCCGCAATACTTCTAACATATCCATTTCAG GTTATACGGTCTCGTTTGCAG CAACGGCCTGGTGGTGATGGGATACCAAGATATATGGACAGTTGGCATGTTGTGAAACAAACGGCACG ATTTGAAAGTGTCCGAGGTTTTTACAAGGGAATCACGCCAAACCTCTTGAAAAATGTTCCTGCTTCTTCAATAACATTTattgtttatgaaaatgttcTAAAACTACTTAAACTGGCTAGAAGGAATGACtga